DNA from Brassica napus cultivar Da-Ae chromosome C4, Da-Ae, whole genome shotgun sequence:
TGTTACCAAGCACTTGTTGAGCTGTAAGACGACGCTTTGGGTCAGGATGAAGCATCCTCTTGATAAGATCTTTTGCATTTGAAGAAACTTTAGGCAAGGGGTCTCTTCTGAAATCAATCACAGATTTAAGAATTGCTTTTGCTACTCCATGATCGGTTTCTACAAACAAACAAGATACAACAAGCGTCATTACATTTTTTTGTATCATTCTACAAAACATGAAACGTAACAAGTGTTTTAATAAGACCAAACCTGCCCAAAAAGGTGGTACACCACATAGCAATATGTAAAGGATTACACCTGCGCTCCAGATATCAATCTCTGGTCCATAACTCTGCTTTAGTACCTCAGGAGCCATGTAGTATGGACTACCAACAATTTCGTTAAATTTCTCGCCTGCAAAGAAAAATACTTATGAGTTAAATAATGCCTATGATTCTTTGACCAAGCAACGAAGATGATACATTACCCGGTTTAAAGAAAATAGAGAGACCAAAATCAATCGCTTTCAAAGGTGCAGTTTCCTTTTTGTTTGCAAACAAGAAGTTCTCAGGTTTTAGGTCTCTATGCATTACTCCATGCTTATGACACATCTGTAACACACCATGGAAACAAAACACATTAGTCTCAGCATCTATTGTAATCATCAGCCAAGATCTCCAAAAAGTTTGAGTGCCTTCCAAGCAATGGCACATATCAATAATTAATGTCTAAGAATTGCACTTTGAGTGACTCCCAAGCAATGATCAACAATGTCCAAGCAGCCACAATATCAAATAAGATTCAGACATCAAATCAAACCAACCTGAACAACTTCCATAATTGTCTTAATAACCGAAGCTGCAGCTCTCTCCGTGTAATGCCCTCTAGCCACAATCCTATCAAAAAGCTCACCGCCACCACAAAGCTCCATAACCAAATGCACAGCCTTATCATCCTCATAAGTCTCTTTCAACGTGACGATATTTGGATGCTCAGGCATAACCCTCATGATCTCAGCTTCCCTCCTAACGTCGTCTATATCCACCGCCGTTCTGAGCTTCTTCTTTAATATGGATTTGCATGCAAAAACCTCTCCTGTCTCGTTGTCTGTGCATAGATACGTGACACCAAACTCACCTCGACCTAGCTCACGACCTAGGTTGTATCTCAGCTTGATATCAGGACCCGTTGGTTCCTTGAGGACAACAAGCTTATCTCCATCGTGACGGCGACCGTAATCGATTGAGAAAGGGTTTGCAATTTTGAAACCTTTCTTGTTCTTATCATTGCCTATCAACGTTCCTCCCGTTCCACAGCAGTTCCCCATTATACAATCAATGAACTCTTGTCCAAAACAAGAAAGGAGGAACAAGAACGTAAGGCGTTAATGCACAGAGAGATATG
Protein-coding regions in this window:
- the LOC106395311 gene encoding calcium-dependent protein kinase 14-like — protein: MGNCCGTGGTLIGNDKNKKGFKIANPFSIDYGRRHDGDKLVVLKEPTGPDIKLRYNLGRELGRGEFGVTYLCTDNETGEVFACKSILKKKLRTAVDIDDVRREAEIMRVMPEHPNIVTLKETYEDDKAVHLVMELCGGGELFDRIVARGHYTERAAASVIKTIMEVVQMCHKHGVMHRDLKPENFLFANKKETAPLKAIDFGLSIFFKPGEKFNEIVGSPYYMAPEVLKQSYGPEIDIWSAGVILYILLCGVPPFWAETDHGVAKAILKSVIDFRRDPLPKVSSNAKDLIKRMLHPDPKRRLTAQQVLDHPWIQDGKNASNVSLGESVRAKLKQFTVMNKLKKRALRVIAEHLSVEEASGIIERFQVMDTSNRGKITIQELRLGLRKLGIVVPQDDIQILMGAGDVDKDGYIDVNEFVAISVHIRKMGNDEHLKKAFKFFDLDKSGYIEIDELRDALADEFDTTSEEVVEAIIYDVDTNKDGRISYEEFATMMKTGTDWRKASRQYSRDRFKNLSHKLMQDGSLQSHGDTK